GATAATAAATATATGATAAGAAATATAAAGACATTgtaactaaaatttaaatggcTTCTGATGCAATGGCATTGAATGTCACAACCTTACGGTCTCAGCCTCCCATGAGACTGATTTTGCAATCAATAAACCATCTTTTAATTGCCTCATCAGTCGACCCAGTCTGCTCTGCATCCCAAGTCTGCTCCTTCCCCAGAAACAATGGAACAAACATCCCGTCTCTCCCCCTGACCCTGAGCCAAAGCCAAGCTGCTGTGTGGGCGTTGGCTTTGGGTGAGGGAAAACAACGGCCCCTCTTGTCCCCGGCCCAAATCCTGGCGCACGAGAGCTCTCCACCACCAGCTCCAGAAGGCTGAGAGGGCTTCAGGGACTGGAGGGGGCTCGAGGCAGGTTTGGGGGCCTGGGgagccccagcactgcacaggATCCGTGTCCTACGGCAGGAAAGGCAGGAGTGTGGCTGCACAGCGTCGTCACCACCTCTGGAATTTGGCCAGAGCTCCAAAGCTGTGGCTTGAGGCTGTGCCACGAGGGGCCCAACATGGCACACACTGGGTGCCCAGGGACCTCCCAGCTTGGCCAAAGCCCAGATTTCCAGCTGGAAATACAGAAGCTCACACCCAGCTCCACCAGGGAATGGGGCAGGTTTCCCAGCAGCTCCGGCCACACACGTGGAGTGAAAACACGTACTTAGGGCTGGACGTTTTCACTGGGAACCAAAAGGCTTGATCCAGCCTCAATTAAACCAGGAATAGGCTGAAGAGACAGCGGCTCCAAGGTGGACACCACCACAGCTCTGAAATTACATGAACAGCTCCATGTTTTCCCAGGATATTTTAAAGCTGAGGCGATGCCTGCTCAGCACTTCACTCCAGGGAGGCTCCCGGAGCCCCATGTGAGCAGGGAGGCCACAGTGAGGCTGCAGGAGGTGTTTCCTCACCACGTCCAAAGGAGACTGGAGGATGTTGCTGCTGAAGCAGAGCACAGGCTTAGGGAATGGCACTTTGCTTCCCAAATGTGACCTGTCATGAGCCTTTTACCTGTTCCCAACTTCACTCCAGCCAAACAGGGACATCTTAAGGGACAAGCCTGGGAGATAAAAGTGACACGACAGGTCTCACCTGAACCCCGTGAAGCCAAAGAGGATGACCTGCAGGAATCCACCCATCCCTGTCAGGAAGTTCACAGCTCCTGACCCATCCGAGTTCTCCGCCCAGACCTGCTCCAACAGGAGAAAGATGGTGCAGGAATTGATTTGGGATGCTGTCCCAGATTTCGaggcaagatgtattccatttgccatctgtatggcagttgtcttctgttaagtgggcagttttccttatctcctccacaaccaatcctccctccggGGAGACATCTGTTGATAATGGGCTACTGAatgtcactgcaggactgataagAACTAGAACATCCCACTGGGAGAGGCTCCGCCcggagggaggagccaagcattccgACCTGGACGTGatcttgagtttctggaacaccagcacgGCTTTTCTccactggatttcccagaggaacagctgcctcttccactgcctcttcagaggaagactgcacccttttctacaggatcactgctccaacagaaccacacctgacactccaggaggactgcagccacagttCCAATTGGGCTGCTGccaacaccctgtccaccagggtgtcaggttgtattctgactctgtcagtggtgtTTTGGTTCACtacattgtttattttatctttttattttcttccctaataaagaactggtattcctgctcccaCATTTTTGCCTGATACCctcccttaatttcaaatttataacaatttggaAGGACGGGGTctacattttttccatttcaggagaAGCTCCTaccttccttggcagacacctgtctttccaaaccaagacagatgCTCCAGGCAGTTCTGTGGGTTTCAATCCCATTGTCAcctgcctgggagcaggagggatcTGCAGCCCTGCCACTCACCTTGAAAGGCTCCGTGATGTTGCTGAAGCACTTTTCCAGCtggctctgggctctctgcagctcttTCAGCTCCAGCCAGCCCACGGCAAACATGCTCTGCAAGAGAGGGAATGGTGACAGTGCggtggagcagcagcacctccccaCCCCTCCGTCCAGAGTGAACATTTCCAGTgcacatcccagctctgcactgTCCCCTGGATGGAGCACCCCCTCCCAGGGGTGAATCCCACGCTGGgctctgccctctcctcacCCAGGTCATGGCTGGCCCGGCCGGGTCGGTGACGGGCTCGTACATCTCCAGGTCGTTCCTCCGGACCTCGGCACTCATGGGATGCATCAGTGGGAACCCCAGCAGGACCACATCTGCCTGTTTCACCGgctcacctggggacagggctgctcaGACAGTTTCCAAATTTCCTAAGTTTCTGAGCCCACTGGTGAGAAACAATCCAGTGAGGCAGGAAAACCACCCCTAAGCCCAGCTTGTTGCACTGCGGCAACAGCAGAGACTCTCCTGCCATTCCCAAGTCTGAACCAGTTGAAACTCTGATCCTTCCAGGGTTAAAAGTGTAATCCATGGCCAGCTCCATGGGCTCCTGCCACTGcctccctgctcacctgggctGTAGCCATCATACTCAGGGTGGTATTTCCTCTCCTCATCAAAGGGCACTTTGATTTTCCTGGCACGGTCCTCCCACTCCTCTGGCACCGGGAGCAGCAGGTCCCGAGCCAGGGCAGCGGCAAAATTTAAGCTGGAAAGGAGGAACAAGTTTTTATGTCAGGGATGGGTGATGGTGAGAGGAGAGAGGGGACAGAAGGAGCTGCAAGAAAAAGCTGCAGTGGAAGAACAAGGGGCAGAGATTGAGCCGGGGTAACAGCTTCCATCACGGAGCCGGGAGCTCCTTTCCCTGGCTGTGGATGTCTCCAGCTGGCCAACAGCATAGACACCCCATGGAATGCCAAGGGAGAAGCCCTGCTGTGAATGGACATCTCTCTCAGCCTCACATAGGCACTGAACAGGTTGGGGgagccaggggagcccccacTCTTCCTCTGACTGCAGAGAGGTGACAGGGAGAGgggtgggaggagagggaggaaggatcTCCTCGGGAGCCCCGctgctcccatccctgcagAGTGCCAGGTGGAAGAGCAGAGAGCCAGGCCATGCTCCCAGGGGTCACTCAAACATTACCTGCGCTGTGCCACGGCATTGGTGTAAGCAGAGTTATCGACCTGGCTGTGGTACTCGTCTGGGGGCATGACACCTGCGGACACAGGAGGGGACACTTTGTACCCCAGCACACCCAGGGGCTGCCGTGGCTCCAGGCCCCTCcttggggacacggctgggggAAGGGGACCCTCCTGCCCGTCTGAATCCTGCTGGCAGGGTCTCACACAGTCCCAGCGGGGTGCTCAGTGGAGAACACGCACAGTGCTGGTGCTGAAGCCGGAACAACCTGGGatgcagctctggctggtgcATGCAGGCACCTCATCCTTAGGGCATCCTGAAGGGGACCTTCAAATCATGGAATCCCAGGGTGGTTTGGGTtgccttaaagctcatccagttccacacctctgccatgggcagggacaccttccactagaccaggtggctcaaaacctgtgctttcCATGCCATTCCCATGGCAGAGGTACCTCTGATGTGGtagagctgctcctcctcactccacaccatcctgctgcaccagtaGTGAGCCACGGCTTCCACCAGCTCCCAGCCTCCGTCCTCCCGGAACAGCTTCTGGTCctgggggaaaaagaggggCATGAGGGAGACTCCAGCAGACCCAAAGTcagcaggaggatggagagTAGTTCTGAGGAGATagagggagcaggaggaaagaCTGGCCTGGTTTGAGCCAACAAGATGATGAGACGcccacaggagcagggacagagaaggcagggctgcaggagggagcCTGCGGGGCAGAGAGAGCAGAGTTCCTCAGGGAAGGGACAGTGACAGTGTCCAGGTGTCCTGCCACCGGGCCATCAGCTGGAGCACCCTCCCTCTACCTGCGTGGTGCAGTAATACTGCTCGAAGGCCATCAGGACATCCCCGGTAACGTGGATTTCCTGGGCTCCGTAGATCTCCTCAGGACACACTTCCCTGCCAGTGGCTGCACTCTCCCACGGGAACTTCGCGCCCTGCAGAGAGAAGGCATCCATGAGCACATCACCTGGTGCTGCACCCCGCTGAAACAGCCCGGTGTCCCCTGGGGACGGGCCGCTGCCGCCCCGGCCCGGTGTCCCCTGGGGACGGGCCGCTGCCGCCCCGGCCCGGTGTCCCCTGGGGACGGGCCGCTGCCGCCCCGGCCCGGTGTCCCCTGgcccggtgtccctgtcccacctcGTAGCCCTGCTCCCGCGCGTTGCGCCTGGCGCCCTCCAGCGTGCGGATGCGGTACTGCAGGATGGCGCGGCCAGCCTCGGGATGCAGCAGCAGGATATTCGGGAACATCCAGGTGTCCTGCGAGGCCGCGGGGCGGGATTGGCTGGGGGAAAGCATCCAAATGCTCCCGCCAGCTCCACCCTTCAAGTACACCCTCATCCCGCTGGAAGGATGGAGTCCTGTCCATCCCTATTGAAGGACAGCCTGCTGCACCCCAGTGGAAGGATGGAGCGTTCTCCATCCCTGCTGAAGGATAGTCTGCTCCATCCCGATGGAAGGATGGAGTCTCCTCCATCCCACTCGCCGTGCCAAGCCCCCAGATCAGCACGGCCCCCTTCACCTGGTCCCAGAAGACATGACCCCAGTAGTCCTCGCCGCGGGTGCCGTTGGACAAGCCGCCGGGGCTGATGCCGTGGAACGGGACTccggggctgtcccggggcGGGATGGCGCTCAGCAGGTAGTAGAGGCAGCCGTGGAGCGCCTGGCGCAGGGCCAGGGGCCCGTCCAGCTCCACGGAGCAGCCCCGGCGCAGCGCTGCCCAGGCGCGGACGTGGGAGCGGTGCAGGGAGCCCGCGGCCAGCAGGGAGAGCCCCGCGCTGTAGCTGCGCTTCGCCTCCTCCTCGCTCCCGGCCACGGCCGTCAGGAACTGCCAGCACCGCTCCCGCTCCTCCCCGCCCAGCGTCAGCGACCGTGGGATGGGGGTCCACAGCATGTGGACAGTGGGACGGGGGCCCCCCTCCACCTCGGGAACCAGCGTCTGCCCGTAGATGTAGCTGTGGGAGACGGGAAGCAACTGAGGAAGGtgtttcttcccaatatcccatctaaccctaccctctggcagtgggaagccatcgCAAACGGCCTCTGGTCCCAGGAATCCTGTTCTAGAGGTCATCTCCTACAAATCTTCTGTTTTCCCAACCTCACTTCTTTGGAATCACATCTAGCCTCCGTCACCTTCACTGCTCTCACACATCAGTGTGAGGCATAATTCTGGAGTTGCAAGTAATAAAAACGCTTTCTATGCTTAATTTCAGGGGTCTTTTTATAGACCTGCCAGGACGAAGCAGGCGTGCAGAAGCCTCCACACTCCTCACCATGCCAGCCCCACTCCAGCCTTACATCTGCAGTTTATTCCCCAGGGGAGAGCAGGGCACTGTGCCACAGCCCGCAGAGggtgggctcagggcagggaccCCCATTCCCCACACTCACTGTGCTCCCTGGAAGTCTGGGCCTGGGATCAAGTGCAGGTCCTGGCTCCGTGGCACGAACAGGCTCTGGAGCTGGACGGTGATGGGATGCGTGGAGCCATCCAAGCGCCGGATGGTGACGCTGAAGGCCATCAGGTGCACCAGGGAGTGGTGGGCGTAGAGCTGGTGGGTGGCCGTGTAGCCAGGGGACTGAATCGTATGGCTGAAGGTCCCTGCAAGCACAGCCAGAGCCACCAGCCTTTAGAAACACTTGGATTCTGCCCTATCGACTGCTTCCTACTGGCCAAGGAATTGCTTTTCCCAAGATCAGATCCAGTTGTGGACTGGACAACACCGCTGACAGCGAGCCTGGCCAAGCTGCTGAGGGATGGTCTGTGCCATCAAACATTCTACCAGGCTCCGTGATTAAAGAGTGCGTgccgagcctggccccagcagggATAGAGCTACAGCCTGAAAATCACTTATTCCCACACAAAAGGGGCATTTTCCGCTTGTTCCAGAGGAGCAGCACCCCGAGGCGAATGGAGAACGAGGAGAAGGAAGATGTGACTGAGCAGAAGAGGCAGCAGAAGCAGAGAGAATCGAGCCTCCGGCAGAGCCCCCAGGGAAGGTGCCGGCTCCCTgctcacctgtccaggtgttGAGGGTGAAGCTCTCGGCCGGGCTGCAGGCTCCAGGCACTGCCAcgtgcagccccagcgggctggggacatcggCACGGTGCGTGTCCCCCGCGGCCCCGCTGTACACGCCAGCGGCGTGCAGGATGTCCCGGAACACGCGGGTGCCCAGGAAGGCGTTGGTCACCGTGGGCAGCAGCCGCGGGTCCCCGGGCAGGGCCGTGGCTGTGAACACGCCGGGGTCGCCCTCACCATCCATGGCCGCAGGCCCCACCTGTCGAGCCGCAGGGATGGGACAAGGGCTGAGGGGACAAAGTcagctccctgtcaccccccgCCTGCCACCAGCGGTCTCTGCCCCTTTTAGTGTCCCCTCTGGTCACCTCCAGCGGTTTTCCCCCATCCCAGcttcctcccagccctggggtgcATCCCCTCTGCCCCTTCACCCCATCTCCAGCTGTCCCAAATCCTGACAGCTCACAGGCTTCATCACTTTTCATcctcctccctcttcctcttctgctGCAGGATGGGGTTGCACCAGTTTCTCCCAACACACACAGCCACCTTCCCCATCTGGTCTCCTCTTCCTCCAAGTGCTGCTTCCGTGACACTTTGAAAAGTTCCTGATACTTCCCCCTCTCCCAGCTCACTGCACCCCTCGGTTCCTCCTCAATCCCACATCTCCAGCTCAGCCTCGTGGGGCAGGACCTTTCTACTCTGCTTTTTATACATAAAACTATATTGATGTGTCACGTACAAACATCTATATAATGACAGACTAAAGATATGTACAGATACCGACACGCGTAAGCTGCCCCTGACaaaaggcagctgcagcaggctCCTGGCAATGCCGGGCACAGGAAAAACACAGGAATGACGAAATGAGGCTCAGAGAGACTCTGAGCTGAGCTGGCAATCCAGCCGGGGTGACACAGGGGCAAGGAGGGTGCccagcccccaaatccctccctgaCAGTAGCCGGATGCAGGAAAGCTCAAGCTCAGCTCGGTTTCCTCACCGAGACTGAGCTGTGAGGAAAATCCTGCCTTCGGGAAAGTGAAAAATCCCGACCCAGCCCAAACCCCAGGGTGCGGAAGGGAGGAGGTGGGTCTTGCCTTCTGTCCCGAGGCCGGGCTGAGCCTGTGCAGGCGGAGAGAGGCTGCTCCAGGGAAGGACGGAAGTTGCCCAACcgagaaagaaggaaggaaatcGCTTTTTTCTTTCGActccttaaaaagaaatagttgGAAAAATGATCCTGGACACGCAGGTGTTTGCTCGGCTGAGCTGAGTACTCGCGGAGGGAGCGCGGCAGTCCCggggctgccctgtgcctggGAAGGAGGAACTGAAAGAGGAAAACCAAGCTGGATGAGTTATGATCCCAAAGCCGCTGGCAGAGAGCCAGCACACCCCACTGACCTCCCGTGTTCCCAGCCACGCTCTGGCCCTTCCCCTCGCCTCTTTCCAGGGAGGACAAAAATTCCATCTGGACTTTGGCTCTGGCATGCCTTTCCAAGCCACTTCCAGCTGGCCCCATCCTGGTGGGtcagggatccagggctggagctgcagccaggtgcCACTGGGCACTCCGAGCCACCGGTCCCGGCATTCACCGGGATTATTTTATTGCCTGATCCAGCATTTACAGGACTGGCATAACACATCACACATCTGTCCTCCGCTGTAAATCCATGGCAAAGCCCCCATGGAGCCTGGCTGGGTCAGTCCTGCAGCTGCCAATGCCCCAGGGAcgccttggggacaccctgacAAAGGGCAGAGCCAGCAGTAACACTTGCTCCCAGCTCTACTCCTTTGGTATTCCAGGGTCTAATCCCACCTGGGCCCAGCAGGATTAATTTCCCCTTTGGTTGGTTCCTCACAACCAGCTGCTGATTCCAGCACAGGCTGAGTCCATGGCAAGGGCAGGAATATCCATCCCCTGGAGAGTGGGCATCCATAGGGATTCTGGGGCACTGGAATCCTCCTCCAGCAACCACCAGCACACAGGAAcaagcagctccttccccagctgatcCCGGTGGCAGGCATCCCATTTCCTTCCCCTTATCAGAGGAATTTGGAAATAGCCCTTTCCAGAAAGTCCTTTCCCACTGAATGGTGCTTTGAGTGTTAGAAAGTGTATAAAAGCCCACAGAGAGGGGGTCCAAGGAGAAAGGAGTTCTGCTCCAAGGAGGGGTTTTGCTCTAAGGGAAAAGGCCCCATCCAAGAAGAGGTCTCTGCTCTCCAGCGGAACATCTCAGTGTCCCCCTGtgctggctggggacagctTTTGGTCTCAGAGTcctgggcagtgctgagggaggaaaaaaaaaatcccaaaacaattaagggaagaaaaattaagCAGAGAGCAATTTGAGAAAACCTGTCTGTGTCAGGCTGTTCCTCCCTGCgcccctggggctgtgccaagGAGTGGCAgggggtggtggcagcagtgacagtgacaaGCTGGGCAGCTGCAGAGCGAGGAGCAGCGGGATCGCCCTGAGAGCGCCATGAGGGGTTTCCAGAggggctcccagctcctggcagctgcACTCAGGATCATCCAGGTCCCCCGGGCACAGCTGCGCTCCCACCCCGCTGAGCACCCACTCTCTGCCGGTGTGAGTATCCTGGGGGGCTGAAAAAGTGGGAGCAGCCCGGTTGGAGGGGCCCAAACCCTCTGTGTCAGGGCCAATTTGTTTTGGAAGGGGGTGGAagcaaaaggggaggggaaggaaaagaaggaatgtGCTCACACCCCCACGGTGTCCGTGTCCTGCTCCCCCCTCGCTGGCTCCTGCTTCCATTTGATTTTGTCCTTTCAGGCCCTTTTTTAACCTTTgaggtttgggggtccctgcagcccagggcaagGCGCAGCAGTGACACTGGTGGTCCCTCAGGGCCAGACCCAGACCCTGTCCCCCTCTCCTGGGACAGCCACCCCAAAGGGGTGACCCCACAGGCAAGGACAGGGGCTGCTGTCACCGCAGAGCCCAAGGTCCCTCTGACACTCCCCCTGTGGGGACAGTCCCCCCTAAACCAGACCCTCCTGGGCCGGGTGAAACAAGCTGGGAAAAAGGAGCTTTCCCCCAAAATCGTGCCTGATTCTCCCTCCACCCctttatttggggttttccctctgctgcctttccaaGGTCTTCAacaaaggagctgcaggagcctggAGAGGCTTTTTCCAGGCAAATAAATCAAAGGAAGGTGCCAGTGTGGGAGGTTAATGCTGTCCTGGTTGCACTGGGGAAAtgaggggctgctgctggctgcaatTCCCATCCCAAAGTCACCTGAAAGTCAGGAGCACCGCAGGCCCCAGCCACAGCCTCAAGGTCAAACACTGCTCCAGTGTCCCAGAGGAACAAcaaacctggagagcagcagctccatccaCTGCCAGTGGGAACGGCTCTGCTCCCCAAacctccctccacagccccagggcGGGTACCAAGGACTGGGAAGAGCACAGGGAAGTGAGCTGGGCACGGTGTtggatggcagcagcagcacagccatcCCGGGAGCCCTGGGCGCCATGGCTGTGGCGCAGCCATCCCGCTGATTCCTGCTCCTTGTCCCCCTCAGGAACAAGTCATCGCCCTCACCCTGATGTTCTCgtccttcctgctgcccacagcctgGGTCCTGAGCAACATCTACAACTACAGGAGCAGGCCCGAGTGAGGagtggcaggagcagcctgctcCCTGCCGAGAGCATCCCGAGGGAAGAGGCCTCGGGACAGAGCCTCGCCGGGATGGAACCCCCCGAGCCTGCTCATTAAAATCCATCTTGGCATTCAACAAGGCCTCACTGGGTTTGCTCCATCCTGTAGGGAACAAACCGGATCTGTGCCCGCTGCCCTGATGGCAGCATTCCCTCAAGGGCTGCCAGCAGGTCCCAATGGGAAGGCACATTCCCTCTGGAGCCTCTACCAGCTGCAGCGCTGCGTGCACCCAGTCACCTCTCCCAGCACAAGCACGGAAGGCATTCCAAGGTAAATTCCCAGCAGGAAAACACCCAAAGGCTGGGAGTGACATTAAAAGGGTGCCACGGACTGGGGGCTGCAcgcctgtcccctccctgccctgcaggaagGGCCTCTCCAGCCACCACATCCCAAATTATCTGTGCCAGGGAAGCAGCCAGCACGTGGAAGGTTTGGGTAGCGAGGGGTACTTCCAGGTGTCTTGGAAAAGCCTCTTGGAGC
This window of the Anomalospiza imberbis isolate Cuckoo-Finch-1a 21T00152 chromosome 6, ASM3175350v1, whole genome shotgun sequence genome carries:
- the PGGHG gene encoding protein-glucosylgalactosylhydroxylysine glucosidase isoform X1, yielding MDGEGDPGVFTATALPGDPRLLPTVTNAFLGTRVFRDILHAAGVYSGAAGDTHRADVPSPLGLHVAVPGACSPAESFTLNTWTGTFSHTIQSPGYTATHQLYAHHSLVHLMAFSVTIRRLDGSTHPITVQLQSLFVPRSQDLHLIPGPDFQGAHYIYGQTLVPEVEGGPRPTVHMLWTPIPRSLTLGGEERERCWQFLTAVAGSEEEAKRSYSAGLSLLAAGSLHRSHVRAWAALRRGCSVELDGPLALRQALHGCLYYLLSAIPPRDSPGVPFHGISPGGLSNGTRGEDYWGHVFWDQDTWMFPNILLLHPEAGRAILQYRIRTLEGARRNAREQGYEGAKFPWESAATGREVCPEEIYGAQEIHVTGDVLMAFEQYYCTTQDQKLFREDGGWELVEAVAHYWCSRMVWSEEEQLYHIRGVMPPDEYHSQVDNSAYTNAVAQRSLNFAAALARDLLLPVPEEWEDRARKIKVPFDEERKYHPEYDGYSPALSPGEPVKQADVVLLGFPLMHPMSAEVRRNDLEMYEPVTDPAGPAMTWSMFAVGWLELKELQRAQSQLEKCFSNITEPFKVWAENSDGSGAVNFLTGMGGFLQVILFGFTGFRITRSGLLFDPAFPDDITKLEVSSVSYLGNKLEFTITREEIRMEVTETSQDPPASPLEAVLESGQRFPLWEGQSVSFPTAPGWIQRSPSRTP
- the PGGHG gene encoding protein-glucosylgalactosylhydroxylysine glucosidase isoform X3, which gives rise to MDGEGDPGVFTATALPGDPRLLPTVTNAFLGTRVFRDILHAAGVYSGAAGDTHRADVPSPLGLHVAVPGACSPAESFTLNTWTGTFSHTIQSPGYTATHQLYAHHSLVHLMAFSVTIRRLDGSTHPITVQLQSLFVPRSQDLHLIPGPDFQGAHYIYGQTLVPEVEGGPRPTVHMLWTPIPRSLTLGGEERERCWQFLTAVAGSEEEAKRSYSAGLSLLAAGSLHRSHVRAWAALRRGCSVELDGPLALRQALHGCLYYLLSAIPPRDSPGVPFHGISPGGLSNGTRGEDYWGHVFWDQGAKFPWESAATGREVCPEEIYGAQEIHVTGDVLMAFEQYYCTTQDQKLFREDGGWELVEAVAHYWCSRMVWSEEEQLYHIRGVMPPDEYHSQVDNSAYTNAVAQRSLNFAAALARDLLLPVPEEWEDRARKIKVPFDEERKYHPEYDGYSPALSPGEPVKQADVVLLGFPLMHPMSAEVRRNDLEMYEPVTDPAGPAMTWSMFAVGWLELKELQRAQSQLEKCFSNITEPFKVWAENSDGSGAVNFLTGMGGFLQVILFGFTGFRITRSGLLFDPAFPDDITKLEVSSVSYLGNKLEFTITREEIRMEVTETSQDPPASPLEAVLESGQRFPLWEGQSVSFPTAPGWIQRSPSRTP
- the PGGHG gene encoding protein-glucosylgalactosylhydroxylysine glucosidase isoform X2, with the translated sequence MDGEGDPGVFTATALPGDPRLLPTVTNAFLGTRVFRDILHAAGVYSGAAGDTHRADVPSPLGLHVAVPGACSPAESFTLNTWTGTFSHTIQSPGYTATHQLYAHHSLVHLMAFSVTIRRLDGSTHPITVQLQSLFVPRSQDLHLIPGPDFQGAHYIYGQTLVPEVEGGPRPTVHMLWTPIPRSLTLGGEERERCWQFLTAVAGSEEEAKRSYSAGLSLLAAGSLHRSHVRAWAALRRGCSVELDGPLALRQALHGCLYYLLSAIPPRDSPGVPFHGISPGGLSNGTRGEDYWGHVFWDQDTWMFPNILLLHPEAGRAILQYRIRTLEGARRNAREQGYEGAKFPWESAATGREVCPEEIYGAQEIHVTGDVLMAFEQYYCTTQDQKLFREDGGWELVEAVAHYWCSRMVWSEEEQLYHIRGVMPPDEYHSQVDNSAYTNAVAQRSLNFAAALARDLLLPVPEEWEDRARKIKVPFDEERKYHPEYDGYSPGEPVKQADVVLLGFPLMHPMSAEVRRNDLEMYEPVTDPAGPAMTWSMFAVGWLELKELQRAQSQLEKCFSNITEPFKVWAENSDGSGAVNFLTGMGGFLQVILFGFTGFRITRSGLLFDPAFPDDITKLEVSSVSYLGNKLEFTITREEIRMEVTETSQDPPASPLEAVLESGQRFPLWEGQSVSFPTAPGWIQRSPSRTP